In Beijerinckia indica subsp. indica ATCC 9039, the genomic window ACGCCGCGGAACAAAGCATCGACATGCACATCCTCGGAACGACGCAGGGTCAAGGCATCGAGCCGAGCCGATACGAGGAAGCGGCGTGGGTAAAGAGATCCAGAATGCGGTGAGGAAAACACCAGTGGACACGTCAGCGTCTCAGGCTCCAGGACCTCAAAAGGCGGGTTGAAATCGAGATCTCGCGCCTCCTCCCCGTGCTGGATTTTTGTCGTGTCCTTGCCAGGATCGTCCGACGTCATGCCTTTTCCTTCAAGACGCTTTCAAGCTCCGTGATTTGGCCGCAATCCTGGTTGAAAGAGGTAAGTATTGCGTCATCCCGCCATCTTCATACTGTCGCAGGCGTGTCGCTCTCTGTCCACTCAATATAGCGATTGCTTTCCAAACCGGCCGGTCCCTCATTTGGGTCCTTATCTGGGTTGGAAGCAAATATCGGTCTTTTCCGGGCATGTTCAAGCGAGCGCGAGGACCAATGGATGGCGACGCGCATCATGTCCGAGGCAACGGATCTTTGAAAATGCGTCCAATCAGATGCCAGGGAGAAAGCATGAGCCGAGCGAAACACGGCTTTCTGCGAGATACCGAGGCAAAAAGGCCGGAATCTTCATTGGATTTTTACCAGGCTTTGTTCAGATGAGGCACTTGTGAGGCCCCACCATGAACGACATTCTACTCTCCGATCATTGTAAAATTTTGCTCGCCGAGGACGACAACGACATGCGCCGTTTCCTCACCAAGGCGCTTGAAAATGCCGGCTTCGAAGTGTCTCCGCATGACAATGGGCTCGCGGCCTATAATCGGCTGCGTGAGGAGCCTTTTGAATTACTCCTGACCGATATTGTGATGCCCGAGATGGACGGGATTGAACTGGCCAAACGGGCCACGGAACTCGATCCGGATATCAAGGTCATGTTCATTACGGGTTTCGCGGCTGTCGCCCTCAATCCCGACAATCACGCGCCGAAACAGGCCAAGGTTCTCTCCAAGCCGTTTCATTTGCGTGATCTCGTCAACGAAGTCCAAAGATTGCTCGCGGCTTAAGGTCGGGAATCTCCTTGTCTGGCAAGGGGATGGTCTGGCGAGGGGATGAGGATGCTGGTGCCCGGCGGATTTGACGACCTGGATCTCAGATGCACAAAAATCGCGTGATGCACGTGCAAAATATCGCCCGCTTTCGGCCTCGGTGGCCAGCAGCAAAGGCAGGGTTTGAGAAGGCCTGGCTCCTGCTCGCCCTCGGCATCGTGCTGACACAGGGACAAGGGCAAGCAGCGGGTGCCGAATTCGAGACTTGTGTGGCGTCCTTACGAGCGAATGCGCAGGCCCAGGGAACCACGTCCGCGACGCTCGCGCGCACGCTGGACAGCGTGCAGTTCGATCCCGAAATCATCCCGCTTTCCACTAATCAGCCTGAATTCAAGACACCGATCTGGGATTATCTTTCGGGCCTCGTCGATCAGGAGAGGGTCGATGATGGTCGTTCAATGATGCAACGTCATGCTCAGGCCTTTGCGACGGCAGAGCAACGGTTCAGCGTCGACCGGGCGGTCATCGCTGCCGTTTGGGGTGTCGAATCGGATTTCGGGCGGGGATTTGGGACGCGCCCTGTCATACGCTCGCTCACCACGCTCTCCTGCGCCGGGCCACGCCAGTCCTATTTTCGGAGCGAATTACTGGCCGCCCTGAAAATCGTCCAGAATGGTGACATCGAACCCAGCCAATTCAATGGTTCCTGGGCGGGTGCTTTCGGTCATACGCAATTCATGCCCTCCACCTTTTTGCGAACCGCTGTCGACCTTGACGGTGACGGGCGCCGCGATCTGATCAATTCCGTGCCCGATGCCCTCGGATCGACTGCTGCTTATTTGCGCAAAGGTGGTTGGACGCCGGGGCTCGAATGGGGCTACGAAGTGCTCCTGCCTCCTCATTATGCCGGGCCTTCCGGCCGGACCCGCAAGGAGCCGCTCGCTACTTGGGCAGCGCGCGGCTTGCGGCGCATGGATGGAGCGCCTCTGAGCGGCGCCACTCCGGCGGGTCTCTTGCTGCCGGCCGGACCTACCGGGCCCGCTTTTCTAGTGACGCGCAATTTCGAGGCGATCTATTCCTATAATGCCGCCGAATCCTATGCTCTGGCCATTGCACTTCTGTCGAATCGCCTGCGTGGTCGGCCGGGTCTCGTCGCCGCCTGGCCGACGGATGATCCGGGTCTCTCCCGTGCCGAGCGGAGGGAGGTTCAAGCGCTTCTCATGCGGCAGGGTTATGATCTCGATGGTAAAGCCGATGGCGTGATCGGCACCAAGAGCCGCCAGGCGATCAGCGATTTCCAGCAACGCCACGGCCTCGCACCCAATGGACGTGCCAGCGCTTCAGTCCTTGCCGCGCTCCGGCGCTGAAGCGGTTTTCGGGTCACCTCCAAACCCGGTCAAGAGGATCATTTGACTGTCCTCGTCCTTCGCGCCTCTCACAAGCGAAAACGCTTTCTGCCTGCCTCGCGGCCAGGCCAGGACGTGGCTCTTTGAATCGGAATGAGGGTGACATGCCCCCAGCTATTCACCGCCGTGCAGGGGAGCCGACCTGACCCCCTCTTTCGACAAGAATGCGCGCCGCTTCCGCCCACGCTAAACAATGAGAAAACCTGCCGACGATCTCGATGGCGGGCGCGGGGGAAGAACCATGGGGCAGAAGACTTATCCTGATATGAAGGTGCGCGAAGGCTGGCTGGAGAAAGTGGCGATCCGCGTCACGGCCTGGTCGGAACGCTGGTTTCCCGATGCCTATGTTTTCGCTTTGCTGGCGCTGATCATTGTCGCGCTTTGCGCCCTGGCCAATGGAACGCCAATCGAGGCTGTGGCGCAATCGTTTGGCGATGGCTTTTGGGGGCTGATTCCCTTCACCATGCAAATGGCGATGCTGGTGATCGGAGGTTATTGTGTCGCGCGCTCGCCGGCAGCGAGCTGGTTGATCGAAGCCTTGGCCCGCTTTCCGCAAAGTGCTCGCGGGACCATTGTCTTTGTCGCCATCGTCGCGATTACAACATCGCTGGTGCATTGGGCGTTCAGCACGGTATTCTGCGCTTTGCTGGTGCGCACATTGGCCCGACGCGAGGATTTGCGTTTCGACTATCGGGCGGCGAGCGCGGCTGCTTATCTGGGCCTTGGTGCTGTATGGGCTTTGGGGATCAGTTCTTCGGCGGCGCAATTACAAGCCAATCCCGCCAGCATGCCGGAGGCCCTGCTCAAGATCAGTGGCGTGCTGCCTTTCAGTCAGACGATCTTTCTCTGGCAGTCCATGCTCATGCTCGGGGCCATTGCCGTGTCCTCGATCCTGATCTGCTATTTCTCCGCGCCTTTGGGTGAACGGACGAAGACAGCGGCGGATATGGGTGTCGATGCGCATGGCGACGCCATCATTCTGCCGCCACGGTCGCGGCCGGGGGAATGGCTTGAATATAGCCCGATCCTTACTTTGTTTGTCTTCGCCGTCGGCATGATCTGGGTGGTGAATGAATTTGCCCACAAAGGGGCTTTGCGGGGCATTTCCGATCTCAATTCCTATAATCTGATGTTCCTCTTGTTCGGTATGTTGCTGAACTGGAGGCCAAAGCGCTTTCTGATTGTCGTGGCCAAGGCGGTTCCGGCGACCGCCGGCGTGTTGATCCAATTTCCGATCTATAGCGCCATCGCTTTTCTGATCTCCCGCGCCAAGGGGGCTGGCGGCCTGACACTGACCGATCATCTCACAACGATCTTTGTGAGTGTGGCGACCCGTGAAACTTTCGCGCCGCTGGTTGGTATCTATTCCGCGGTGCTCGGCTTTTTCATGCCCTCAGGTGGGGGAAAATGGCTGGTCGAGGCGCCCTATGTCATGCAGGCCGCGGTCAATCTCAAGGCCCATCTCGGTTGGGCGGTGCAGGCCTATAATGCGGGTGAGGCCTTGCCCAATCTCATCAATCCCTTCTGGATGCTTCCCCTTCTGGGCGTATTAGGACTGCAGGCACGCGACATCGTCGGTTTTACCTTTCTCCAGCTTGCCGTCCATTTGCCGGTGGTGGTCTTTCTGCTCTGGCTCTTGAGCTATACGCTTGCCTATGTGCCGCCCATGATGCCTTGAACGGGATGTCTTTTCTTCTTGCCTTGGGTGGATGGGGCGGAGTGGATCCGAAGAAGGGTTTGTCTTCTGATCCACTGGCGTTTTTTTTTACAAAGATCACGGCCTACCATCAGTCATAAGGGAATGCCTCGCGCGCTGAGCAGCTTTACCCCGAAGGAATAACCTCTTAGCGCGAGAGCGCTGTCCTCGACCCATCTATTGGATAAATGTTTTTTCAACTCTCAGGCATGAGATTGATTGAACGAGACATGCTCTATGTATATGAGCGCACCAGGCTGCCGATGAGCATGTTCCATCCATCGATAAGAATGAAGAAAAGAACCTTGACTGGGAGTGCGATGACTGTCGGAGGCAGCATCATCATACCCATCGACATGGTAATGGCCGATGTGATCATGTCGATGACGAGAAATGGCAAAACGATAAGAAATCCCATTTCAAATC contains:
- a CDS encoding short-chain fatty acid transporter, with translation MGQKTYPDMKVREGWLEKVAIRVTAWSERWFPDAYVFALLALIIVALCALANGTPIEAVAQSFGDGFWGLIPFTMQMAMLVIGGYCVARSPAASWLIEALARFPQSARGTIVFVAIVAITTSLVHWAFSTVFCALLVRTLARREDLRFDYRAASAAAYLGLGAVWALGISSSAAQLQANPASMPEALLKISGVLPFSQTIFLWQSMLMLGAIAVSSILICYFSAPLGERTKTAADMGVDAHGDAIILPPRSRPGEWLEYSPILTLFVFAVGMIWVVNEFAHKGALRGISDLNSYNLMFLLFGMLLNWRPKRFLIVVAKAVPATAGVLIQFPIYSAIAFLISRAKGAGGLTLTDHLTTIFVSVATRETFAPLVGIYSAVLGFFMPSGGGKWLVEAPYVMQAAVNLKAHLGWAVQAYNAGEALPNLINPFWMLPLLGVLGLQARDIVGFTFLQLAVHLPVVVFLLWLLSYTLAYVPPMMP
- a CDS encoding lytic murein transglycosylase — its product is MHKNRVMHVQNIARFRPRWPAAKAGFEKAWLLLALGIVLTQGQGQAAGAEFETCVASLRANAQAQGTTSATLARTLDSVQFDPEIIPLSTNQPEFKTPIWDYLSGLVDQERVDDGRSMMQRHAQAFATAEQRFSVDRAVIAAVWGVESDFGRGFGTRPVIRSLTTLSCAGPRQSYFRSELLAALKIVQNGDIEPSQFNGSWAGAFGHTQFMPSTFLRTAVDLDGDGRRDLINSVPDALGSTAAYLRKGGWTPGLEWGYEVLLPPHYAGPSGRTRKEPLATWAARGLRRMDGAPLSGATPAGLLLPAGPTGPAFLVTRNFEAIYSYNAAESYALAIALLSNRLRGRPGLVAAWPTDDPGLSRAERREVQALLMRQGYDLDGKADGVIGTKSRQAISDFQQRHGLAPNGRASASVLAALRR
- the cpdR gene encoding cell cycle two-component system response regulator CpdR, with the translated sequence MNDILLSDHCKILLAEDDNDMRRFLTKALENAGFEVSPHDNGLAAYNRLREEPFELLLTDIVMPEMDGIELAKRATELDPDIKVMFITGFAAVALNPDNHAPKQAKVLSKPFHLRDLVNEVQRLLAA